The Arachis ipaensis cultivar K30076 chromosome B07, Araip1.1, whole genome shotgun sequence genomic interval ACTTGCATATAAGATTATTGATGAATGGAGACCATGGAACTCCAATGGCCCAATTGCTGGGTacattatattattaataattaaattaattaatctaATTTTGTTTCATTCATTATTGGAAGGACACATTAACACATCCTTATCCTTCTTCCTTCAGGAGAATACATGAAATATTGGCCTAATAAACTATCAAATTATCGGTAAAATTTAATAAACTTCCATATTTCACAACTTATCACAGTTACTATACTAACTATTATATGCACCTAAACTTTAATTGGGAccttataaatttataattttttgtttgtttctatcATTAGTTTGCTTTTATAAATATCTATTGGATAAATTCAAATACTAACATGATAAGATGTGATATGTTAGATTATCAACATTTAACCGAATAAACTAATATATGTCTAATAGCAATAATCAAAACTAaagttttatattttttagaataCAAGTTACCTATATGTATGATAATCTATTTAtaagtttaaatttttaaattttcgattattatatgattttattctttttaacaaaCATACTTGATTATTGTAAGAATGTCCCAAAGATTTTCTCAAACAACACTTCTTTTATTATGTCATATTTTATTTGGGTATTTTGGAATAAAAGTTTTAGTATCTTCCTGTCTTTGAGGTGGTCAATTTAATTACTTTGAATCTGATGAAGGTGATTTTATAATAACGTATAAAGTTTTAGTGTATTAAGTGTTTGTAGTTTCTGCTAAGTATATTATAGCTTTATCTGTTTTATTATCTGTGTCTTATTATTGGATTCTAGTTATATATTATTTTGGTAGAGAATTTGCCAGAGGATCATTCAAAAGATAACCTTCAGCGAATATTCTGGGAAGCTGGAAAGTAAGATTTCTTCTAGTCTTGGTATTGCCGTATTGTTTCAATATTTGTTAAGTAAGACTGTAATTTTTGTGGTTCGAATTCTCTTATGTGGACATGTCTTCTTATATACAATATAAGGCGGTTTAGCATTTATGATCCACGTTCTGTTGCAAAGTCGACAAAACATAAACAAGTAACATTTTTTAGTAGTAAGGTTTGGAAGTATCTTATATTTACAGCGAAAACAAGGTTTTCTCTCTCCTTGAACTCTGTGCACCTCTCTCTTACTCCGCGCGTGCGcgcgtgcgtgcgtgcgtgcgcgcGCGCGTGTGTGAGGGTGTTAGCATTATGATAGGGCAAAAAAGAGGGGTAAGGGCGAGTGAAATTAGGGATAGGGCTAGTGGGTTCCAATTTTGAGAATTTTTTGGTCAATTAGTGTAaggtaattttaaaaaaattagtgtagagtgtaaaaatctaatttaatctcttaaattactttaaaaatattatttgttataTCTTTCTCCTTGAACTCTGTGCGCCTCTCTCTTACTCTCTGCTTCTCGTGTGCGATGGCGACGGTGGCTCCCAGCCCCGTCGGCACCGACATCCtctatctctctctttctctctctctttctctctctctctctctctctctctctatgtgtgtgtgtgtgtttgtgtgtgAGGGGTAagggtgataaaccccaattttgtggtctatcttgtgcttaatttagggaattttatcaccttttctcacatttattcaatgaaatagtatagttttgtaattctcccttaatttgtgcttaagtgtaaaaacatgctttttaggcccttaaattggtgattttaattcactttaattgcattcgatgccttgatgtatttttgagtgatttcaggtttataaggcaagtattggatggaagaagtgaagagaaaaacatgcaaagtggagaattcatgaagaaatgagcatttggagaattaagggccacgcgcacgcgtgacactgatcacatgacctcattaaagtgaatttgctgggggagcaattagttgtagaCTAGGAAgcatgtagttagtttctagacagagaagctccctcttctctctagaattagggtaggattaggttaaattctcttagatctaggtttaatttcctattttcatcttgttttcatttcaatttcttgttgttacatcaaTGCTCTGTTAGTTTTCTTGTCAATTTTCCCTTTGATgtatcttttatgttgatgcactattgttggatttggatttccttTTTATGCAATTCATGTTTTTACCCTTTGATGTATCTTTAATTgatttggatttggatttggatttggatttccCTTTGATGTAtctttaattgagttgttgttaatttcttgtattgggtacttgtagatttaatattcttgttgtcaatttaccatgctttccttttatgtgTTCCAAGtctttgacaaaatacttggaaggatgttagagtagattttttaatttttagcactcttggcttggaaagagtaattaagaaatcttgagtcatgaatatgcaacttatgttggtgatctagggttgttagttaatattgtttccattgactctaatctcttgctaattcaattagtaagttgattaggacttttggattgagattaactagtcttatttgactttctctcaatgtgaagataacattgtaccttcttccattgttagggatgacgaaataggataagctcttgttaattattgaatgactaggatagaaagcctatattctcaatccttcccatgaatgtctctctttattattttctttctttagttgtttgatttacattttttgccatttattttcttgcccctttatcaaatcaaacccccgttgttctttcatagccaataattgatcacttcattgaaattccttgtgagacaacccgatgtttaaatacttcggttaattttcattggggtttgtacttgtgacaaccaacaattaaaatttgattgagagttattagttggtttggaactatgcttacaacaaagtttttatttctattgagaaaattctagaccgacaataaaTCTCACTATCAAAGGGCAAGTGGAATTAGGGATAGGGCTAGTGGGTTCCAATTTTGAGAATTTTTTAGTCAATTAGAGTAaggtaattttaaaaaaaaattagggtATAAAgtgtaaaaatctaatttaatctcttaaattactttaaaaatattatttgttataTCAATTCACCAATTGGCTTTCAATCAAgtaatctaatttaaaattagagataaatgAATTAATTGGCcttcaattcataaaatcaaactaaatcccaattattaaaattttaaattgtcaAAACTTCATTATTTTCAATTATTAAGACTCTAAATTATAAATAAGAAATTGTTCGATTTATATATCAAAACCTCTAAAAATataatcttaaataaatataataaatcataaataacgtATTAATTTCCAAAAATCTGGGATTTTACAGAGGGTGAATTGTCAAGCTTCACTACAAAAAAATgagtttaaaatggcatttatatTATGGCGGTTTTAAAGAACTACCATAATATTCGGGTATTATGGCATTTTATGCCGTTACCATAATTAATTTTTCTAAACTtgcatttttttgtgatttcggtGGTTTTCAACCGCCATTATCTAAgccattattttttaaaaaaagggcCCAAACCCAAGAAAAACCTTAACGCTGATCTGGTGAAAGTGAAACCCTACAAAAGTGAAGTTGCTCCAGTGATCTTCTCAACAGCGCTCTCCAGTGACTGAAACCCGAAACGACGATCTGTGTGATGATCTTCTCTAGCGCTGCTCTGGTGACGATCTTCTCAGTGGCGTTCTCCGATGAATCGATGCTTTCAGTTTTTAGTTTCTTCTGGCTGTTCCTTGAGCTGTCTTTTTAGttcatttttttctgtttttgactttttttcttcactcttggtgAAATTGAAGTTTTGGTTGTTGATCTGTGATGAACAGAAATGGTGATTCTCGATTGAGGAGTTAGGGTTTTGACTGAGAGCGATGGGGAGAGGAAGATCGCGATAAGGAGGATCGACAATTCCACGAGCAGGCAAGTGACGTTCTCGAAGCAAAGGAACGGTTTGTTGAAGAAGGCGAAGGAGCTTGCGATTTTGTGCGATGCTGAGGTTCGAGTTATGATCTCTTCCATCACTAACTCTATGATTTCTCCGGTTCCAGGTACTCACGATCCTCGCTCTAATAAGCTCTTATATTAGATAGATCTTTTCTTTTTTGTGACTTTTCTGTCGATCTTTTCAGTTTTTGCTCGCTTTCTCTTTAACGTTGACTGCTCTATACGTTTGTTTCTCTTTCACAATGACTGCATTGCTGATTCGTTGCTTATGAGAATGGCAGTTTAggccttttttattatttttcttttttttcctaaaCAGATGCATCATCATGATTTGCCTTAGGGTTTTTGTTTTTTAAACTTAAATGTGACTTGTTATTGAGATTGGAACTGTATGGGTGCAGTTGACTGCATTGACTGTGCTACTAATGCATCAGTGGTTAGCGCTCTGAACGAAGGAATTTTAGCTGCAACAGAAATGGCAGGTCTTCAGAAAAAGCCTTGGGTTATGATCAATGTCAATGATGATAAAGATCTTCATATTCGCAAAGCCGGTAAGAAAGAGTCTTTGTTCTTTCTAGTTGTTGGTTACATTATAATATTTCTGCATCAGCATAGTCCAACATAATTATCAATCACTTGATCCATTCAGTATTCAATTTTTCCAATAAATGAATGTTGCTAGTACTGGCTTCTATGTAGAATTTGATCCAGAAGACTGTCCAGCAAATTGTTCTCGCCCTTGCAAAATTGTGTGCCCTGCTAATGCAATATCATTCCTAGGGAAATCAGCATCTGGAACTTCATTTAATACGGAATTACCCAAAGTGTTAATGGTTTTTAACTTGATTTTACTTGGAAATGATGTTTTTACAGACTATAATTTCATCTTTTCAAAAACATTTTCACACTTGAATTGTTTAATTGGTTGGACGTGCAGGATGGAGTCATAACAGAACGCTGCTATGGTTGTGGCCGTTGCCTTCCGGTTTGCCCCTATGACAAAATAAGTGAGATATTTTCTTGCTAACTTTTGAGATTATAAGTTTTTAACTTCATCTATAATATTCTGATTCCATGTTTCATGTGATATTTTTAAGAATATGCATCTCTTGCCTTTTTGTAAACGGGTTTGAATATGAAGATTGACATATATAATGCTAAGTCAACTAACTGTCTAACTGTAATTATttagattttctttatttaaaaaataagtgTATTTTTTCGTTGCTATGTGAATGAATGCTTAtgttgtgtttgataaaatgacagGGTTCAATTATATCTATTACTATAGTTGTTATTATACTGAGTCAGAACCTTTTTTCAATTTATATCATAATAACCTTGGAAGCAACATTTGTATCATCCAATTTCTTGATCCTTTTCTTTGATTTGTTTTCCTTAACCTCCACATTTTGTTATATTGTTGTTGAGAAATGAAAATGGTGTTTAACTTAACAATTTATTTGTCTCTAGTGGGTGCTAATTTTCCAGAAAGTGCAGCCGGAGAGCATCGAGTTCAAGAACATCGAGAAAATGAAGAGCAAGGCATGCGTAATATTCTGAATGACTATATTCTTATCTACAGAAGAATGGGGGTAAGTATTTTCAAATTTCTCTCATTACATAGGCAGTATTGTTTGTGAAACCCTTTGATCTTTGGCTAATTATGATACAGGTAGAGGCAGAGAAACTGCATATTATTGATAAGGATTGCATTGAAAAAGGAATTGTAGAACTTATCTGCAAGCATAATATCAAGAAGCTTGTGATGGGAGCAGCTTCTAATAAGTACCATTCTAGGTAAGAAGAAGATTACTTGTAGTATTCTCCAATCTTGATAAGTTGATATTAATGTTTTGATTGACCTCAACTTTCAAGAGAATGACAGACCCCAAGTCTAGAAAAGCCATTTATGTGAGAGAAAATGCTCCTCTTATTGTCATATACAGTTCATTTGC includes:
- the LOC110264240 gene encoding uncharacterized protein LOC110264240, with product MISSITNSMISPVPVDCIDCATNASVVSALNEGILAATEMAGLQKKPWVMINVNDDKDLHIRKAEFDPEDCPANCSRPCKIVCPANAISFLGKSASGTSFNTELPKVLMDGVITERCYGCGRCLPVCPYDKIMGANFPESAAGEHRVQEHRENEEQGMRNILNDYILIYRRMGVEAEKLHIIDKDCIEKGIVELICKHNIKKLVMGAASNKYHSSSFAKDTLYTQGTRDAGLI